One genomic segment of Bombus vancouverensis nearcticus chromosome 11, iyBomVanc1_principal, whole genome shotgun sequence includes these proteins:
- the shn gene encoding zinc finger protein schnurri, which translates to MTTETHTVAMTDPQLANNNNNNNTNNNNNNNNNNNNDGEPKYLHKKFKKMATTEVTPQVEPKEDAVVSNGSPETTKRKESAKDSRESPKDPIKMEISAEPADGEPTESRKNGYVCPYCRLSCAKPSVLQKHIRAHTNERPYPCVPCGFAFKTKSNLYKHCRSRAHALKMEGGDASKVSEDSDISLSDSASNGTGTPPPPPSSTPTTTSVSVKTIKTGKIYKPKFHTALQCVNNDIETSSLSSISSTNSSSSTAATTTPKPNPEQVQEHIDKIITDNQAIVDAVDPRLHKLIQRQQSLVETKQSTDQPLNLSSAEESSRKRCYSESFVQESKDYPNGPESSIIKDLLLKNQNSNQEGTTEYESYFCPSCNIPYSSIDNLDVHRKYYCKGSVSPRRDYQLEMEKRESDFDSKSSEYYSTLQPLPSPGPLLGNTRLVDAYAPPMKKQRSDPVPTTLRSLEELSKYPRPNSLQMFGGEVRILDNTGETKTMRIEPRQTNSPTSEQIVSSKCVTSETASIVVRSGLHSGGTMVHKPPRTAASTPSSSISLPNTPKMLAPIIPNISTSNIAPNMSCYSYLEPNLNPLTSITAYNPLTLPQPGITNILHGGKVIPYVPGMPGPHTLTPAIDISTSLATDEAGYKVIPGLPGLHIVPQPLDLASPVKIQTPSTNTNATKIQTPIAGIPEPMSNGHVSMIGQPLDLASPAKDPKLGFKTPGNDVLKIGLTSPKVPSVTETSTRLRLKFLRPTSLPLKPGTFTPKKHHGITPTANTLPLISPETPRPKKSYGQLYLNGHAYTYLGLKCSTRVFYCTLNRPQPMYVTQQHGLSMYSNWKICKEVPSDVDMAHYDSRHRPLNYTTAWKKQEDILTHSSERPTTPTSSDSGLDSDMQEKAKRVKIFDGGFESNEDYTYVRGRGRGRYVCEECGIRCKKPSMLKKHIRTHTDVRPYTCKHCAFSFKTKGNLTKHMKSKAHYKKCVELGVVPVPTTVCDENIDKEAIARLAAGGNTEESSEEEEESDGEESEESGSEEQEAAQSLLSLSQRNTNRFPGLLPSGRPTTYPYTLTFPTTSRSADVSSTAISNNVCLSSQTVTTQETTLVRNELSHRYYFPSSRTAPEESRTTVIQSSKKESSDIEVNGVDTDSRNTLAQPMDLTTKPALQPLPSSIPQRAKPADILTPVSEPVLLQTIVQTMERLPIQGREWKPDAEGHMLQAYLTERHVMDSKIKQQYRVGNTKMEKQPRERDIYPEQSSPKSRNAELETSPVTTYNDPSKIQMTMIDSRIKHVSKHTTEDIKMEIREKIYQNNIVIDRRSFDIESIHREKEIAESMKHTVARKMVVGGPGFRSPSPNAATTKPQAEFLQPSNGPAPNYVSYSVTEDGRSVCGICNKVFSKPSQLRLHINIHYFERPFRCESCAVSFRTKGHLTKHERSVSHHNKVSMTSTFGAATTSNPRPFKCTDCKIAFRIHGHLAKHLRSKMHIMKLECLGKLPFGTYAEMERSGVNLNDIDTTDCDNSLSSLQMLAQRLCEKDPTKIGQWESETIPSQVISGGETSSDEGEPILQHA; encoded by the exons AGACTCACACTGTGGCGATGACAGACCCACAGTTAgcaaacaacaacaacaataacaacaccaacaacaacaacaacaacaacaacaataacaataacgatGGCGAGCCGAAATACTTGCACAAGAAGTTCAAGAAGATGGCGACGACCGAGGTTACGCCGCAAGTGGAGCCCAAGGAGGACGCCGTGGTCAGCAACGGTTCTCCAGAGACAACTAAAAGGAAGGAGTCGGCCAAGGACTCCAGAGAGTCGCCGAAAGATCCGATCAAGATGGAGATCTCTGCGGAACCCGCGGACGGAGAACCGACCGAATCGAGGAAAAACGGCTACGTGTGTCCTTATTGCAGACTGTCGTGCGCGAAACCGAGCGTCCTGCAAAAACACATCCGAGCTCACACCAACGAGAGGCCGTATCCTTGCGTTCCTTGCGGATTCGCGTTCAAGACCAAGTCGAATCTCTACAAGCACTGCAGATCCCGTGCCCACGCCCTTAAGATGGAGGGTGGTGATGCCAGCAAA GTATCGGAGGACTCGGACATAAGCTTGTCGGACAGTGCGAGCAATGGAACCGGCACACCACCACCTCCTCCGTCATCGACGCCCACGACGACTTCAGTTAGTGTAAAAACGATTAAAACGGGGAAAATCTACAAGCCAAAATTTCACACGGCCCTCCAGTGTGTCAACAACGATATCGAAACGTCTTCCCTTTCCTCCATTTCTTCCACGAACAGTTCTTCCTCGACAGCCGCTACAACCACGCCGAAACCAAACCCAGAGCAAGTACAGGAacatattgataaaattattaccgACAACCAAGCGATCGTCGATGCGGTAGATCCGCGACTGCACAAACTGATTCAAAGACAGCAAAGCCTCGTGGAAACGAAACAATCTACCGATCAGCCGTTGAATCTCTCATCCGCGGAGGAATCTTCGAGAAAACGATGTTACAGTGAGAGCTTTGTGCAAGAAAGTAAAGATTATCCGAACGGTCCGGAAAGTTCGATAATCAAGGATCTCCTATTGAAAAATCAAAACTCGAATCAAGAGGGAACGACGGAATACGAGAGCTATTTTTGCCCTTCCTGCAACATCCCTTACTCAAGTATCGATAATCTCGACGTTCATCGTAAGTACTACTGCAAAGGCAGCGTGAGTCCTCGAAGAGATTATCAGTTGGAAATGGAGAAAAGAGAGTCGGATTTTGATTCCAAGTCTTCCGAATATTACAGCACCTTGCAACCCCTTCCCTCTCCCGGGCCTCTGTTGGGCAATACGAGGCTCGTCGACGCGTACGCCCCACCCATGAAGAAACAGAGATCGGACCCCGTACCAACCACGTTACGATCTCTCGAGGAGCTAAGCAAGTATCCACGACCAAACTCGTTGCAAATGTTCGGCGGGGAAGTCAGGATATTGGACAATACCGGTGAAACGAAGACGATGAGAATCGAGCCGCGACAAACCAACTCTCCTACGAGCGAGCAGATCGTGAGCAGCAAGTGCGTTACTTCGGAGACCGCTTCGATCGTGGTTAGATCGGGTCTGCACTCGGGAGGCACGATGGTACACAAACCACCGCGTACGGCGGCCAGCACGCCTAGTTCCTCCATATCTTTGCCCAACACTCCGAAAATGTTGGCGCCGATCATACCGAACATATCAACCTCGAATATAGCACCCAACATGTCGTGCTACAGTTATCTAGAGCCGAACTTAAATCCTCTGACCAGTATCACTGCCTATAACCCGCTGACTTTGCCTCAACCGGGAATCACGAATATCCTTCACGGTGGTAAAGTTATACCTTATGTTCCTGGCATGCCTGGACCACACACCCTGACGCCAGCCATAGACATATCCACGAGTTTAGCCACCGATGAAGCCGGATACAAGGTGATACCAGGATTACCTGGCCTCCACATAGTCCCTCAACCCTTAGATCTCGCCAGTCCGGTAAAAATACAAACGCCAAGTACAAATACCAACGCCACCAAGATACAAACGCCAATAGCTGGAATTCCAGAGCCGATGTCCAATGGACACGTCTCGATGATAGGCCAGCCATTGGATCTCGCCAGCCCGGCAAAGGACCCCAAGCTCGGCTTCAAAACTCCTGGCAACGATGTTTTGAAGATCGGATTAACGAGCCCAAAAGTTCCTAGCGTTACCGAGACCTCGACGAGACTTCGCCTCAAGTTCTTGAGGCCGACTTCGTTGCCACTAAAGCCAGGCACGTTCACGCCTAAGAAGCATCATGGTATCACTCCTACGGCAAACACGCTTCCGCTCATAAGCCCAGAAACCCCTCGGCCGAAGAAATCCTACGGGCAGCTTTATTTGAACGGTCACGCGTATACATATCTTGGCCTGAAATGTTCGACCAGAGTATTTTACTGCACTCTGAATAGACCACAGCCGATGTATGTGACACAGCAACACGGCTTATCTATGTACTCGAATTGGAAGATATGCAAAGAAGTACCATCTGACGTTGATATGGCGCATTACGATTCGAGGCACAGACCGCTTAATTATACGACCGCCTGGAAAAAACAGGAGGACATTTTGACGCATTCCTCGGAAAGACCGACCACCCCAACTAGTTCCGATAGCGGTTTGGATAGCGATATGCAAGAAAAAGCGAAAAGAGTTAAGATATTCGACGGAGGATTTGAAAGCAACGAGGACTATACATATGTCAGGGGCAGAG GTCGAGGCCGATACGTTTGCGAGGAATGCGGCATTCGTTGTAAAAAGCCATCCATGTTAAAGAAACATATCAGAACGCACACGGACGTAAGGCCGTACACGTGTAAACATTGCGCTTTTAG CTTTAAAACCAAAGGCAACCTGACGAAACATATGAAATCGAAAGCTCATTACAAGAAGTGCGTCGAGCTCGGCGTTGTTCCGGTACCTACGACGGTCTGTGATGAAAATATCGATAAAGAAGCTATCGCCCGGTTGGCTGCAGGTGGAAATACCGAGGAATCCtcggaagaggaggaagaaagcGATGGAGAGGAGAGTGAAGAATCCGGAAGCGAGGAGCAAGAAGCTGCACAGAGTTTGCTAAGTCTATCGCAACGTAATACAAACAGATTTCCAGGGCTTCTACCGTCTGGAAGACCGACAACTTACCCTTACACTCTAACTTTCCCAACGACCTCCAGGTCCGCGGACGTATCATCTACCGCGATAAGCAACAACGTCTGCTTGAGCAGTCAAACTGTCACCACGCAAGAAACTACTCTCGTTCGAAACGAATTGTCCCATCGATACTATTTCCCCTCGAGCCGAACCGCTCCGGAAGAATCGAGGACGACCGTGATTCAATCATCGAAAAAAGAAAGTTCCGACATCGAGGTGAACGGAGTCGATACCGACTCGCGAAATACTTTGGCACAGCCTATGGATCTCACGACGAAACCAGCCCTACAGCCGTTGCCCTCTTCCATACCGCAAAGAGCCAAGCCAGCAGATATTTTAACTCCCGTTTCGGAACCGGTACTGTTACAAACGATCGTTCAAACGATGGAAAGACTACCGATACAAGGAAGAGAGTGGAAACCGGACGCCGAGGGGCATATGTTGCAAGCATATCTCACTGAACGACACGTTATGGATAGTAAAATTAAACAACAATACCGAGTAGGAAATACGAAGATGGAAAAGCAACCGAGAGAGAGGGACATTTACCCGGAACAATCATCTCCGAAATCAAGAAACGCTGAATTAGAGACTAGTCCAGTAACGACTTATAACGATCCTAGCAAGATACAAATGACTATGATAGATTCCAGGATTAAGCACGTATCGAAGCATACCACTGAAGATATCAAGATGGAAATCAGAGAGAAAATTTATCAGAACAATATCGTCATAGATCGACGGTCGTTCGATATCGAATCGATtcatagagaaaaagaaatagcaGAGAGCATGAAACATACGGTTGCGCGGAAAATGGTTGTCGGGGGACCCGGTTTTAGATCGCCCTCGCCTAACGCTGCAACCACTAAACCACAAGCTGAGTTCTTGCAGCCCTCGAATGGACCTGCACCTAATTATGTCAG TTACAGTGTGACTGAAGATGGGAGAAGCGTCTGTGGAATTTGTAACAAGGTGTTCAGCAAACCTAGTCAGTTACGGTTGCATATCAACATTCATTACTTCGAGAGACCATTTAGATGCGAAAGTTGCGCGGTTTCTTTTCGAACCAAGGGTCATTTGACAAAGCACGAAAGATCTGTTTCTCACCACAATAAG